cttcattaaaaccctaacttaaacgtagttaataaatctgaaaataattaaattaatttcaacaacatataatctgaaatttcataacttaatcataaaaatcataaatttaattcaagaaacataaattcaaattaattaaattaattaaaacatttaaataacttaggattcaagaaataaccaaaaggagaAAGAGAGAGGGACTGCCGGCGGCTGGTGCAGGCACGACGACGACGGAGGCGCGGCTGGTGGCGACGTGACTGGGCGGCGCGACTGATGTTGGTGGTTGCGGGTGGTTGCAAGCAACGAAAGAGGAAGGAGAGAATTGGTGGGTGCAGTGTAGCAGCGGCGCTGCAGGTGGCGGCGCAACGTGGAGGGAACGACGAAGGTGGTTGTGCGATTGGTGGTGGGTACAGTGGCGGGCTGCGGTGGTTGTTATGGTTGCTGCGAGAAACCGAAACAAGTAAGGGCAAGAAAACAAAGGGGAAGGAGAACGAACGAGTGAGAGAATGAGATGTTACCGTGCGGCGACGGAGAGGGACTACGACGGAGGAACAGGCGGCGGTCAGGCAAGGTGGTTGACGGCGACCTGAAGCAAGGAGATTGCAAGGttttgagttgtgttttcacgtGAAGTCTAAAGCAAGAAGGAGGGTTTCTTGGTTTCacgtgaaaaagaaaagaggaaggaggattattttgggtttattgatttgggctttacccaattgggcctagaattaggatttgggttttagtgtttgagtcaaaccgaataggattgtttttccgaattcaacgtgttttcctaattcaaattcttttcaacataaaattctaaaattatttttgattgcacaaaccgttaaaatatttagaatatatttaaatagaattaaatatatataaatatataaataaagttcaaaaatcgttaaatatttagaacgtacttaaaataaaataaatatacgttaattatatattcattactaaaattcataaattctatttaaatataaataatatacgttaaaatatattaataaaatttataaatttacgggggattacaatctacccctcttaaaagaagtttcgtcccgaaacttgacacgaaatttcccacattttccccaaaagcttttaacttattcttattagagaagtacttgtgccacctatgtgcattcttttgccaactcaaagttgtttgtgttactcatgaacaccttttcttatgcggagaatctatttgctttgcatcaacttgtaaaatttgctaaaataagcaataaaatgcataaaaatgccataaaataggtaaaaagcgcgaatttctatcgcattctaccccccttaaagaaaacgagttacgccctcgtaactcacctcagggaatagctAACCAAAATTCACTTTCGACGAATTGTATcctcaaaattcctatttcactaaaactactcactttagacttttcacaacagatgacgaaacaaaagaacaagtcaccacgaattaaataatgcttaacttgcgcgAAGTTAATAGgaaagtaccagaatctatatcggcagatcgttcatcctcattctgattcatcatgtacaactttcctggagccttattcgggttgttgttatcatttgcaggcttattatggttcccttgattgttttgtgcccctccaagctttgaattttgacctccagaatGGTTAAACttcacttggtttccacctccattactattttgttcctttctgtgcttagtgaagcactcatactccctatgcccccttttctgacaatagttgcaggtcactaattctcctttgcagttcttaccagggtgattgttactgcacattttgcaatgatgcactctcttagattggttcgagttgttgtggtgcccctgattgtttcctccttagaaattcccatttccattcccatttccgtttctattccttttaaagttttcttggttacccccagcatcagaatcttttctcttttccccaattaccacagttttcttgtcccttctagactgcaggccataaatatgagcagctctcccatacactatgtccaaggatgtaaaggtttctccacctaatcccagttgAATTTCATCAGTTAGCCCTTGCTCGAACCTTTGAGCTTTCAGCTCCttagtagctaccacctcaggtgcaaacctcgataaagctataaacttgctatagtattcaacaatagtcatattccccatcctaaggttgatgaactcctgcgctttctgctttctcataaaaggaggataaaacttccccctcaatgCATCAAtaaatgaatcccaattgaatccctcagcagcacttagtctatttccattttccctccaccaaaggtcggcctcatctttcaggtaaaggacagcttgacttactatcatactcccagggcaactcacagcctcaaatagtttctcaaattccctaatccagttttccaggaaggttgGATCTGCTTCCCCCTTGAAATACGACggcttaaccttagaaagtctttcaaacatttcccctgcagaatcggggcgctcggttctttcctgggttagcttttccgccaagaggcgaatcgcagcagctagatcattgttgttggccattctagaacgcgacctgcaattagtatactctactttaggtttgaaacaccacttatacgttatcccatacaatttaatatttgaattattgaccataaagatcgcctcaaccaacaatgttcacattaatacacatcatttacgaaggcacgacaatcgtttacgaaggtgcaacgatcgtctacaagatgcaataatcattgaaaaataatcatcctcaataattcacgaaagacattcacacactgcacataaggcataacattttgaatcatattggtcatgagggtctagattggccctcacttcctttatgtactcaaatcatttaatatttttgtggcaattaaattgatccacaattcacactgagtatgcaaccgatagaaaatttaatccatgacgtgttacctaaaggttagggtattatggaatcctcaaaatagaataaagaacaattccttgaaaactttaacttttattgctaacccCATAAAGGTTTATTTCatccttcaaaataataaagaacatttcaaacttcaataaactttaaccttaaactgttgtagctttgctacttattctttaaaacataaaagagctaataaactatttatgacttcaaaatatttgtggcctcttgcctatccattgctcctgaaagcTTTCGGAGTGaactttagatctcaagatcattgaactcttcttcagggtcttcattGGGGTCTTCCTCATGGTTTGCATTTTCTCCCATGTCTTCaacttgattaggctcacttgccatctcctgttcactttcgagctctgcatctgaatcactaggaatctcaatggttggctcatgggccgctgggttaggattctctgcctcaacacctacattctcattctccacagctacatcattttcctctaggtcattatttacacttactcccataggttcttttgtaactgaatccccaacatgactccctacgattttaccgtctctaaacccactttctgccgcctcaataatggtggtcagaatttctgagtcatatttccatctaccataccaagtcccatacttagccaagtttgaAGTTCAATTaccagaatgcatgtctttaaacttttccttgagttctaggtatggaaatttgttaggtaagcaattaatgatagtggctgctatggtatcctttctcattaagataggttgtccttgaactttagcatgatattcacacccaaacacaattttcttcacgtaaatattaggggtttctatatcaagtttctcgaaagatcctatgttggtgtacttggaaagaaacattttattcctgaaataaacaattccgggtctcactaacgattttccaaccaATATTACAAACGAGGTTCAATAacgcaataagtttggtggaagcaaacaattctttatgcacatttaaatgcaacacttaaacaattagcacatgcaCGTAAATAAtaatcaatttcttatgctagcattgactagctactaatgcacatataattctatcttatatgcccttcttatactacccatctctcataaactaaagcattggaatcatttaaataacaaagtaaaaggacgataatataataaaattataacatagaataataacataagtaaaaatataaaataaataaagtaaaataaattaaggaaatgggtagcgaataaattcgaaaataaagttattaattcgaaaaagatttatatttcctaaataacgaattctaactcttgaaacaacttgaAAAAATTTGAACTCCTTTAAAAAAAGTGtattcatattattattattattttggaataataaataataagaaaaataaaaatgtcgaaagtatcactttaacttgaaaaaaattaatttgatttcgaacttaaataagaaatagtatatactttcaaacaagataaaaggaaatcggccccccaaaaaaagtaccaatttttgaacactataatacgtagaatctcgatttttaagaaatttattttaaataactagatagttaggcgcctaaaaatttattaaagtaaaaccttagcttctagataccactttgtaacaccccgacaattctctcttttctaaaataatattttaatataaaacgaagagaattatcaaggcattatcgcccgtgtgaaaacgtaacggcttattcagaattttgcagcggaaaacataaaactaactttaggtttataaaaaatcgattacaggtttaatcccaaaaatcaatcaacgaaaataaggaaatgtaaatagtacgacaagtttaaagtccaaattaacaaaccaagtcacttagcaaaacaaaactaaatacaagctctctaatcccgatccccatgatgcatcatcttcaaacctgtagatggacaacgcttattgatccttagagactgctcaccaaagattgggtcatcacatgatcaataaggcatagccatgatcaacatgcacaagcaaaagcacgtaatcagcaaagctgagtactacatactaaaacaaaaacaatcttaacatgatactaataaacgataagtaagggcaaacaacacatattaatttgaataccacacttgactagactaggctagactggactagacttttataacaataacattattttaattgaaatagtcaatggaccgagttgctactagaaacttcttcttcttcactaaggaagacgaggtacgggcgcgactccgtaaaccccaatgacctgcgatatcgagggacttttgaataaaatagaaccggtgatcaatccggccccagaaaaagccataggctacccatgaccccaactcctgattgtccgtcactttagacgtgcacagtctaaagctattgctactcagtttcactttacatgatttataaactaaactatgttgtgactcaacaatcacataaggcatacaaacaacatttattcacgactgtttttatcttggaattaagtaagtgatcacagagatgtcaatcaagacttattccaattaattcaacctttccttcaatactgatcaaccctctATATGggcataaggtttcaacttactaaacaaggtcctcggccctcataaagtagtgaaaaactaaaagggaacaacgatcaatcgatctgaatcaatgtatataaaataaagttcccaactgacatgcttgcatcaataatccatactaacatgttataattctcataacgaaatatatatgatcaacatgtccatccaacaatattaaacatgcactttcaacataactaagttcatcaacaatttcaacatggttttcaacaaatcacacacatttCAAGCACACacgtatgtacgtaccttgtgtaaaaaaaatgataggccactttaacgaattcaaaagtcgcctacaaagaattctccgcctaaaaacaaccaataaaattccccaatcaatatccaacaatttacagcaatactaaagtactctaaatacatcctaaacatattttgaaccatcctcgatatcgaaacttaactaagtatcctccaagcataataactattaaactaatgatcccaaatcgttctaaactccaataaaacatccttttaaaatttccagcaatataaaataatttcaaacgtccacaacacataatcaacgttcttaaaatcataaaaataatatctttaataatatatagtcattctattatgattttagaatattaaaaccttaaaaatccatgctttaataattaaattccttatttcaattcaattacataatctgaaaattaaatttatcatttaaacatagtatataatctgaaaatataacttgatcataataacttataatttacattcaataaacatgaattaaattaataaaacttcattaaaaccctaacttaaacgtagttaataaatctgaaaataattaaattaatttcaacaacatataatctgaaatttcataacttaatcataaaaatcataaatttaattcaagaaacataaattcaaattaattaaattaattaaaacatttaaataacttaggattcaagaaataaccaaaaggagaAAGAGAGAGGGACTGCCAGCGGCTGGTGCAGGCACGACGACGACGGAGGCGCGGCTGGTGGCGACGTGACTGGGCGGCGCGACTGGTGTTGGTGGTTGCGGGTGGTTGCAAGCAACGAAAGAGGAAGGAGAGAATTGGTGGGTGCAGTGCAGCAGCGGCGCTGCAGGTGGCGGCGCAACGTGGAGGGAACGACGAAGGTGGTTGTGCGACTGGTGGTGGGTACAGTGGCGGGCTGTGGTGGTTGCTATGGTTGCTGTGAGAAACCGAAACAAGTAAGGGCAAGAAAACGAAGGGGAAGGAGAACGAACGAGTGAGAGAATGAGATGTTACCATGCGGCGACGGAGAGGGACTACGACGGAGGAACAGGCGGCGGTCAGGCAAGGTGGTTGACGGCGGCCTGAAGCAAGGAGATTGCAAGGttttgagttgtgttttcacgtGAAGTCTAAAGAAAGAAGGAGGGTTTCTTGGTTTCacgtgaaaaagaaaagaggaaggaggattattttgggtttattgatttgggctttacccaattgggcctagaattaggatttgggttttagtgtttgagtcaaaccgaataggattgtttttccgaattcaacgtgttttcctaattcaaattcttttcaacataaaattctaaaattatttttgattgcacaaaccgttaaaatatttagaatatatttaaatagaattaaatatatattaatatataaataaagttcaaaaatcgttaaatatttagaacgtacttgaaataaaataaatatacgttaattatatattcattactaaaattcataaattctatttaaatataaataatatacgttaaaatatattaataaaatttataaatttacgggggattacacatATCATGCATCTTATTTTGCCAATCTATGTTTTGTTATCACAAAATACTCCTTGGTCTTGTGGTAAGAGCTTTGCCTTTTGACTGATAGTTGACAGAGTTGATTCCCACTAGGAGTTGTGGGGGTCGGTCTCGTGGTTTTGAGGCTGAGAGTTTGATGGTTCTCCTTTGTGTTTTCCTAGAATCTCAAGTAAATGGTTGTATTGATCCACATATATCATATCAATGGTGTAGTACGTCGCAATCTCTTCTTGAACATCACCACGATTTTCTAAGTCAATTTGTGTAATTGTTGCTAGACCTTTGCCTTTAGTACGTCCACACATTGCTCTTAATCTCTGTTGGATAACCATGTAACTTCCAACAGTTATAAATTGAGTGTCCAAATCTGTTGTAGTTATTGTAGAATAGAGCTTATGCAAGTCTTTTTTTTCTTGTAACGACTCTTGTTGTTATTATTCTGAGAATTTATCTTGTTGTAAGGTCTCGATGCTTTATATACTCTTAGTTGATCATTGAACTTTCTTCCTGCAGAAAATTTCATGGTACTTTGAGTAAGAATAGTGCTTAGATCTCTGTGCCTCTCTTCTTGGATCCAAATTATTTATGCCTGGCTAAGAGTTCAAGATTTTACTCATTTGTCCCAGTCGTAAGGTATTTAATCCTTTTGATTCTTCTTACttcttttgaaaattttattatgAAGTTTGAATTTCCAATGCAAAATTTGTGTTCTTTTTGCATTAAGCATTGCCCAAATTATATTTTGCAGCATTGTTTAAGGCCAAAATAGGTGGTTGAAGATCCACCTTCCCCAAGCATGTACTTTTTTCCCCATTTTCCTTAAACTTTCCTTTaatattccgacaatatttccccCATTTTCCATCTTATTTTATAATGACGCAAGAGGGATTTGTTGAAGCTAAAAGAAATCACAAGCTAAGTCTGTTTTGATGCATATTTTTACAATGCCTATTTTTCttataagtattcatataatattttatttatgttccAATCTCGGGCAAGCGTGTGATCCAAATCTTATAAGTTATAACTTATAGTCTACTTCATCTGAAACaactaattaaatattaataaatcaATCTTTATTTATATGGTTATGTTAATCGTATTCTCTATTGAAGTTTAGAATCAATATTCTATGTTGTTTAACTCTTCAGCTAACATTCATTTTTAAGTGTTGGATAAACCAGCCCCCTAATGAGTTATTCAAAATATATTTGGTTTCTTCTTTCTTGGAATCTTGAAAGATATCTGTTGTTGCTACAAATATTATTCATGATAACCATTCACGACTTTTGAGTTTTCTGTAGTATACTTGGgagtttggcattgttgcttacgTTTTGAGGGATCAACTATGGAGTTGGTGTTATGTTGCTTAGGTTCTTTTAGATATCTGTTTTATGTTCCCTTCTACACGGGGGCATAGTGCTTTGATTGTGGTTCTACTGGTAGTGTGCTAGGAAAAGATGATAGTGGAACAATCTAAGGCTCTAAGCCATTGTTGATGCTGTGATTTGAGTATTTTGTGTGTGTATGACCATGTTGCAGCAATTTCTATGAATGTCCACCTGTATGTCacttttacttgtttatttttcCTTTAGCAATGTATAATGACTTGGATTTCAGTaattctctttctattttcttagGCACTAGCTTCTTCAATTTGTCAATTCACAATCAATTTCTTTACATATAAATTTATCATTAAGACCATATTTTATTTGGAAATTTGGAGAATTTAATGTGTTGGATACTGGTATTTATTAGTTTCTGTTCGGGCCCCCCTGTGGGACCCACTTTCTGCACAAATTACGAAAATACCCTTTTAGGGGAAATTACTGAAAATGCCATCAAACACAAACCTCTTGATGGGCTCAGATCAGAAGTTAGGGGCCCATATCTCAGCCCCCTATAGGCCCAAGATTCCATGCCCCTACACTTGCCTATATTTAATAATAATGCAATCctgcattactataaatatgtctcacctaatcattactcaggtatgcaattattctcagactgactctctcactactttctctctctacgagggctgacttgagcgtcggagagggttttctcgggAACCCCCCCGAGCCAGTTTACGTTTGCCGTTTTTGTAGGACAAATCACGACCGATCAGAGGAAAACAACAGCCCGGTTGACGAGGCTTCCCCTATTTTCATACTTAAGCATTTTCTTCGCAGAAAcagttggcgccgtctgtggggaagtcaACTACAAGCCATGGTTAACACTCGACGAACCAGACAACACTCATCCTCTCATCGATCAGAGTCCCATCCCAATTACGTGTTGATGCCTACTCCCAGGAACGGAGATGATCACGATGGTGAACAGGACCATGAGAACCAACAACCCCATGTCGAAGGTCACCCAAAGGGATCTGGAGCACTTGGCTGCTCAAGTCAATGAGGCTATCCACAACCTCCAAGGGAGAGGAGAAGGACCTTCAAGGAAACACCCAAACCACCCCACCAGCTCAAGGGTGAGCACAACATCTCATACCATCCACAAGGCACAGCCTCGAAGTGTGATGGACAGACTAGGTAACATGGGTGGGGCACAACCTCGCCCAAGCCAATCAAAGGCCAATCAAGATGCACGCCGGATAATTGAAGAGCGACAGTTACACAGAGGAGACCTCGATGCTCGAGACCTCTTGCACAGGAGGCGCCTCGAACAAGCCAGAGAAGCCATCAGGAATGATAGGGTCACCCGAGGTCTACCCCCTCTAGTGCCAAGACTACGGTCTCTGCACGAGATCACCCCACTCCTTCAAAGCAAGCCGAGTCGATCGAGGTTAGCTCTCGAAGGACATCTCCCAGGAGGCAATCACCTTCTCTCACAAGGAGGCGTCACTCACCGCCTAACCGGACTAGAGGTCATTCCCCCAGGACAAGGACTTCACTCCCTGATAAACAGGGAAGGGCCCATTCATCCTCTTATCGCCCTAGGCATCGTTCACCCTCGAGAATAGAGAGGAGCCCTCCACGCCGTGAGCGAACATACTCGCCTCTTCCAGAGGGTAGAGGTAGGCGCAGCTCTCCAAGAGGAAGGTGggactcccccccccccccaccaagAACCGATAAGCACAGACACACATCATCATTGCAAGAGGCTCTCACCCCATTCTCCCAAGAGATAATGAACACCCCTCGCCGGGATAAAGTGAAGGTCCCTACCATCGAAGCTTTTGATGGAACTACTGACCCAGAAGAGCACATGGCTGCCTATGCAGCCCAAATGAGCGTCCAGATCGGATGTGGAGCCACTTGGTGCAGATACTTTCCTACCACTTTGAAGGGTCTAGCCCTTATCTGGTTCAACAAGCACGTGGCAAAAGGAAGTATCACGAGCTACAATGAGCTTGAAAGAGTTTTCATCAGCCAATTCGCGGTAGGTCGGAGGCACCAAAAGACAAGTGTCAACTTAATGGCAGTCAGACAAGGAGACACGGAGACCCTTCACAATTATGTTAAGAGATTCAATGAAGAAGTCCTAAAGATACACAATCTTAAGGACGAAACCAAGTTTGCAGCCCTCTTGGCAGGTCTTCAGTCCGATGATTTCAAGTTTGAGTTGATCAAGTCTGGGGTATCCAACTTCGAAGAAGCCATGGAAAAAGCCCAAAAGCACATCCAAGCCACAGATGTCTGTAAAATCAGTTGGGGAGGTGAGCGTAGCACAAGgcaaaaacaaaagccaagttGGGGAGAGACCTCAAAACCGGAtaagaagaaaaaagagaacGGCAGCCCCGATCGAGCTCAACCCTCCCTCAAAAGGTCAGTAATAGCCGAAGACCATGGTGAGGATCCGAGGTACAACCGCAACAGGCGAGAGATTTACCTTGATCTGAAAGGAAAAGACATCCTTCCCAAACCCCCGGCAATCCGAACGCCCGAGGCAAAGCGAGACAAGTCACTGTGGTGTGAGTTCCACCATGAATGCGGGCACACCACGAAGAACTGTAGAGAGCTGAAAAGGGCGCTAGACCACTTGGCCGACGAGGGCAAGCTGAATGATTACTTAAGGAAGAATCCTACCCCGAAAGGAAAAGCCAAGGAAAAGGAATCCGCTAGTGAGGACACAGGGGATTACATTGGGGTGATAGCTGGAGGCCTAGCCACAGGTGGGTCTGTTAGCAAGGCAAAGGATAGCTTATGGACACTTGAACACCAAGTCTTGAAAGTATCATCGGCTTCTCAAACAACACCGGCAATGACCTTCGGCGGGAACACTGGCCGCCCACTCCAAGAGTCCCATGACGATCCCCTAGTCATCGAAATGAAAGTTGCCAACTCAACAGTTGGGCGAGTGCTGGTAGACAGTGGGTCGTCTGCTGACATTATCGCTCTGAAATGCCTAGAAGGGCTCAAGTATACCAAGGATGATCTGAAAACCATCTCCCAGCCGCTCATTGGGTTTGGAGGACAAGCCGTCCATCCCCAAGGTACCATCAAGCTACCTGTCAGGTTGGGTCCTAAGAACAAAGGAAGACGACTACTAGTGGACTTTCTTGTCGTGGGCATCTCACTACCATACAACATCATCTTGGGCCGACCTCTACTAAACAAAGTAAAAGACGCGATCTCTGTGTACCAACTTCTCATGAAGTTCGAGTTGGAAGATGGCACTGTGGGAAAGATCTTTGGAGATCAGCAAGTGGGTAGAAGATGTTATGTCAAT
This genomic stretch from Spinacia oleracea cultivar Varoflay chromosome 3, BTI_SOV_V1, whole genome shotgun sequence harbors:
- the LOC110777145 gene encoding uncharacterized protein, which codes for MNTPRRDKVKVPTIEAFDGTTDPEEHMAAYAAQMSVQIGCGATWCRYFPTTLKGLALIWFNKHVAKGSITSYNELERVFISQFAVGRRHQKTSVNLMAVRQGDTETLHNYVKRFNEEVLKIHNLKDETKFAALLAGLQSDDFKFELIKSGVSNFEEAMEKAQKHIQATDVCKISWGGERSTRQKQKPSWGETSKPDKKKKENGSPDRAQPSLKRSVIAEDHGEDPRYNRNRREIYLDLKGKDILPKPPAIRTPEAKRDKSLWCEFHHECGHTTKNCRELKRALDHLADEGKLNDYLRKNPTPKGKAKEKESASEDTGDYIGVIAGGLATGGSVSKAKDSLWTLEHQVLKVSSASQTTPAMTFGGNTGRPLQESHDDPLVIEMKVANSTVGRVLVDSGSSADIIALKCLEGLKYTKDDLKTISQPLIGFGGQAVHPQGTIKLPVRLGPKNKGRRLLVDFLVVGISLPYNIILGRPLLNKVKDAISVYQLLMKFELEDGTVGKIFGDQQVGRRCYVNSLKRVPDTPQPRSRKSSRKRPH